The proteins below come from a single Melospiza georgiana isolate bMelGeo1 chromosome 4, bMelGeo1.pri, whole genome shotgun sequence genomic window:
- the CYTH4 gene encoding cytohesin-4 isoform X2: MDLCPAESTGLTEAEEAEIETIRKHKQELLDDIKKLKEEIAEVIAEIERFQREEEKQVADSNPGEQISKQSERDKILSLGRKKFNMDPEKGIQYLIEHQVLSSDLQEIARFLHKGEGLNKTAIGDYLGGRDPTNIQILQAFVACHQFANLNLVQALRQFLWSFRLPGEAQKIDRMMEAFANWYCKCNPGVFQSTDTCYVLSFSIIMLNTSLHNPNVKDKPHFERFVSINRGIDNGGDLPEELLKNLFESIKNEPFSIPEDDGNDLTHTFFNPNREGWLVKLGGRVKTWKRRWFILTDNCLYYFEYTTDKEPRGIIPLENLSVRKVDDPKKPNCFELFIPNCKGQKIKACKTDGDRKVVEGKHQSYKISAATPAERDEWIEAIRTNISQDPFYDLVSARKKKIASKN, from the exons ATGGACCTTTGTCCTGCTG aatcaACTGGCTTGACTGAGGCTGAAGAGGCTGAAATAGAGACAATCAGGAAGCACAAGCAGGAGCTTTTGGATGACATTAAG AAGCTGAAGGAGGAGATTGCTGAGGTTATTGCAGAAATTGAGCGTTTCCAACGTGAAGAGGAGAAGCAAGTGGCAGACAGTAATCCTGGAGAGCAGATCAG CAAGCAGTCAGAGAGGGATAAAATTCTGTCCCTGGGCCGGAAGAAATTTAACATGGATCCTGAAAAG GGGATCCAGTACCTGATAGAGCACCAGGTGTTGTCTTCAGACCTTCAGGAGATTGCCAGATTCCTCCACAAGGGTGAAGGCCTGAACAAGACAGCCATTGGGGATTACCTGGGTGGGAG ggACCCCACAAACATTCAGATCCTGCAGGCCTTTGTGGCATGTCACCAATTTGCCAACCTCAACCTGGTGCAGGCGCTGAG ACAGTTCCTCTGGAGCTTCCGGCTGCCTGGGGAGGCGCAGAAGATTGACAGGATGATGGAGGCCTTTGCCAACTGGTACTGCAAGTGCAACCCAGGAGTGTTCCAGTCCACAG ATACCTGTTATGTACTCTCCTTCTCTATCATCATGCTTAACACCAGCCTGCACAACCCCAATGTGAAAGACAAACCCCACTTTGAAAGGTTTGTGTCCATCAACAGAGGCATTGACAATGGAGGGGACCTGCCAGAAGAGCTTCTAAAG AATCTGTTTGAAAGCATAAAGAACGAGCCGTTCTCCATACCAGAGGATGATGGCAACGACCTCACCCACACTTTCTTCAACCCTAACCGTGAAGGCTGGCTGGTGAAACTAG GAGGACGTGTGAAAACCTGGAAACGCCGCTGGTTCATTCTGACTGATAACTGCCTGTATTACTTTGAATATACCACG GACAAAGAGCCTCGGGGCATCATCCCCTTGGAGAATCTATCAGTCCGGAAGGTGGATGATCCCAAAAAGCCA AACTGCTTTGAACTCTTCATTCCCAACTGCAAAGGGCAGAAGATCAAAGCCTGCAAAACAGATGGGGATAGGAAGGTGGTTGAAGGCAAGCATCAGTCCTACAAGATCTCAGCAGCCACTCCAGCAGAGCGTGATGAGTGGATTGAGGCAATACG GACCAACATCTCACAGGATCCTTTCTATGATCTGGTCTCTGCCCGTAAGAAAAAGATTGCCAGCAAAAACTGA
- the CYTH4 gene encoding cytohesin-4 isoform X1, which yields MTDITTREHFVRPLHRAQGEQNWLNRQWVPAGSAERAVQSLWLQGGGYGLCAHSGLRTIGKAKVRCSGCNSREHRNQSCCGMTLGEESTGLTEAEEAEIETIRKHKQELLDDIKKLKEEIAEVIAEIERFQREEEKQVADSNPGEQISKQSERDKILSLGRKKFNMDPEKGIQYLIEHQVLSSDLQEIARFLHKGEGLNKTAIGDYLGGRDPTNIQILQAFVACHQFANLNLVQALRQFLWSFRLPGEAQKIDRMMEAFANWYCKCNPGVFQSTDTCYVLSFSIIMLNTSLHNPNVKDKPHFERFVSINRGIDNGGDLPEELLKNLFESIKNEPFSIPEDDGNDLTHTFFNPNREGWLVKLGGRVKTWKRRWFILTDNCLYYFEYTTDKEPRGIIPLENLSVRKVDDPKKPNCFELFIPNCKGQKIKACKTDGDRKVVEGKHQSYKISAATPAERDEWIEAIRTNISQDPFYDLVSARKKKIASKN from the exons ATGACTGACATAACCACCAGAGAGCATTTTGTGAGACCTCTTCACCGTGCTCAGGGCGAGCAGAATTGGCTGAATAGGCAGTGGGTGCCTGCAGGGTCAGCTgagagggctgtgcagagcctcTGGCTGCAAGGAGGGGGGTATGGTCTGTGTGCACACTCTGGGCTCAGAACCATTGGCAAGGCAAAGGTGAGGTGCAGTGGTTGCAacagcagggagcacagaaaTCAGAGTTGCTGTGGAATGACCCTAGGAGAAG aatcaACTGGCTTGACTGAGGCTGAAGAGGCTGAAATAGAGACAATCAGGAAGCACAAGCAGGAGCTTTTGGATGACATTAAG AAGCTGAAGGAGGAGATTGCTGAGGTTATTGCAGAAATTGAGCGTTTCCAACGTGAAGAGGAGAAGCAAGTGGCAGACAGTAATCCTGGAGAGCAGATCAG CAAGCAGTCAGAGAGGGATAAAATTCTGTCCCTGGGCCGGAAGAAATTTAACATGGATCCTGAAAAG GGGATCCAGTACCTGATAGAGCACCAGGTGTTGTCTTCAGACCTTCAGGAGATTGCCAGATTCCTCCACAAGGGTGAAGGCCTGAACAAGACAGCCATTGGGGATTACCTGGGTGGGAG ggACCCCACAAACATTCAGATCCTGCAGGCCTTTGTGGCATGTCACCAATTTGCCAACCTCAACCTGGTGCAGGCGCTGAG ACAGTTCCTCTGGAGCTTCCGGCTGCCTGGGGAGGCGCAGAAGATTGACAGGATGATGGAGGCCTTTGCCAACTGGTACTGCAAGTGCAACCCAGGAGTGTTCCAGTCCACAG ATACCTGTTATGTACTCTCCTTCTCTATCATCATGCTTAACACCAGCCTGCACAACCCCAATGTGAAAGACAAACCCCACTTTGAAAGGTTTGTGTCCATCAACAGAGGCATTGACAATGGAGGGGACCTGCCAGAAGAGCTTCTAAAG AATCTGTTTGAAAGCATAAAGAACGAGCCGTTCTCCATACCAGAGGATGATGGCAACGACCTCACCCACACTTTCTTCAACCCTAACCGTGAAGGCTGGCTGGTGAAACTAG GAGGACGTGTGAAAACCTGGAAACGCCGCTGGTTCATTCTGACTGATAACTGCCTGTATTACTTTGAATATACCACG GACAAAGAGCCTCGGGGCATCATCCCCTTGGAGAATCTATCAGTCCGGAAGGTGGATGATCCCAAAAAGCCA AACTGCTTTGAACTCTTCATTCCCAACTGCAAAGGGCAGAAGATCAAAGCCTGCAAAACAGATGGGGATAGGAAGGTGGTTGAAGGCAAGCATCAGTCCTACAAGATCTCAGCAGCCACTCCAGCAGAGCGTGATGAGTGGATTGAGGCAATACG GACCAACATCTCACAGGATCCTTTCTATGATCTGGTCTCTGCCCGTAAGAAAAAGATTGCCAGCAAAAACTGA